Within Cnuibacter physcomitrellae, the genomic segment CGTCGCGGGCGGCACCGTGAACGCCTACGGCGGCGTGCAGGCTGCAGCCGTCGGCGGAAGCTCCGACGGGGGTGCGGGTGGGACCGTCACAGTGTCATCGGGCACTCTGAACGCACACGCGCACGAATCCGACTCCGTCGGTGTGGGAGGCGGCAACGGCGGCGGCGCCGGCGCGACCATCGCGGTCACAGGCGGGATCCTCACGGCCAGCGCAGGGGGACAATACGGCACAGCGATCGGCGGTGGTATCGCCCGAGCCTCATCGGACGGGGGTGCCGGCGGATCGTTGACGATCGGGCCGGAGGGTGAGGTCGTCGCCATCGCTCAGAACGCGTTCGGGGCCGGCTGGAAGGGCACACCCGTCGGAGACTTCGGGTCGCTCCGAGTGGACGGGACGCTGCGTCTCCCCTCGGGTCGTCTCTACGTGGGCAGGAGCACGACAGCCAGCCAGGAGGTCAGGGTCGGGGAGTCGGGCCGCATCGTGGGTTCGACCGCCGACCCCACCGTGGGCGCGAGCCTGGAGGGTCCGGGATGGATCGACAACCGGGGATCGATCACGCTCTCCTCCCGGCCGCCGACCGGAATGGTGTCGGGCAACAACACGCTCGTGCACTTCAACTCCTCGATGTTCGCGGACGTCCAAGTGCTGGCTCCGACGTTCGCGGACGGTGTGCGTACGCTCCCGACACCCCCTCCCGGGACGGCGTGGAACACGCTCAGGGACGGCTCCGGCACCTGGTTCACCAGCACGTCTCCTCTCGGAGGCGAGAGCTTCCTGAACCTGTACCCGGTCGCGCCTGCGACGATGACCGTCCCCACCGACTTCACCATCGCCGCCGGCGAGCGCATCTTCTTCCCCATCACGGTGAACGGCTCCGACGGCGAGCCGCTCTCCCCGCAACCGGGCATCGAGTTCGCGTTCGCGGGGTGCAGCCTCGCCGCCGGCGGGGTGTTCACCATCGCGGGCCCGTGCAGCGTCACGGCCTCCACCACGGTGCAGGGCGCGCTGGTCCAGAAGACCTTCACGATCCAGATCGTCCCTGGGCCCGCGACCGCGATGACCATTGCGCCCTCGGACACCACCGTCACCGAGGGATCCTCGATCGACTTCACCGTCGGGGCCTGGGATTCCTTCGGCAACACGATCGACACCTCCGGCGCCACGGTCGTCTCCACCGGGACCAGAGACAAGGTCGATGGCCACACCGTCAGGTTCTCCGGCGCCGGCGTTCACACGGTGACGGCCACGCTGCAGAGTTCGACCATCACCACGGACATCACGGTCGTGGCCGGCCCGGTCGCGTCCCTCTCGATCACCCCGCAAAATCTCACGGTCACGCAGGGCGACGCGGTCGTGTTCACCATCACCGGCACCGACGCCGGCGGCAACCCCGTCGACACCACCGACGCGACCCTCACCTCCGGCAGCCGCGACCTGGTCGGCGGACACACGGTCCTGTTCTCCGGCGCCGGCGACCACGTCGTCACCGCCACCCTGAACGGCGTCAGCACCTCCACCACCATCCGCGTCGTCGCCGGCCCCCTGGCGACCCTGTCCCTCTCCCCCGCGACCGCGACCGTGACCGAAGGCGGCACCACCGCCTTCAGCCTCACCGGCACCGACTCCGCCGGCAACCCCGTCGACGTCGACGACGCGGTCCTGACGGCAGCCCCCACCGACACCGTCGACGGCCACTCGATCAGGTTCTCCGGCGCCGGGGTCCGCACCGTCACCGCCACCCTGAACGGCGTCACCACCACCGCGGAGATCACTGTCACCCCAGGACCCCTCAGCACCCTCGCGATCACACCCGCCACCCAGACCATCACCCAGGGCGACACGATCGGATTCACTGTCACCGGCACCGACTCCGCCGGCAACCCCGTCGACACGACCGGCGCCGTTCTCTCCTCCGACACCCGCGCCGACACGATCACCGGTACATCCGTGACGTTCTCGGGCGCCGGCACCCACATCGTCACCGCCACCCTGAACGGCGTGTCCACCAGCGCCGCGATCGAGGTCGTCGCCGGCCCGCTCGCCACGCTGGCGGTGACACCGGCGACCGCCACCGTCACCCAGGGCGACACGACCGTGTTCACGATCACCGGCGCCGACGCCGCCGGGAATACCGTGAACGTGGAGGACGCAACCCTGACCTCCACCGCAGAGAAGGATGTCGTCGACGCACGTGCGGTCACGTTCTCCGGCGCCGGGACCCGCACCATCACCGCCACCCTCGACGACATCACCGCCACCGCCACCATCGACGTCATCGCCGGACCGGTCGCGACTCTCACCCTCACACCGTCCACCACGACCGTCACCCAGGGCGACACGATCGGGTTCACCATCACCGGCGCGGATGCTGCAGGCAACCCCGTCGACACCAGCGGCGCCGCACTCACCTCAGCCAGCTCCGCCGACACGATCGACGACACCTCCGTGACCTTCTCCGGCGCCGGCACCCACACCATCACCGCCACCCTCGGAGGGATCAGCGCGACCGCATCCATCGAGGTCGTCGCGGGCCCGCTCGCCGCCCTGACGGTGACACCCGCCACCGCCACCGTCACCCAGGGCGACACGACCGTGTTCACCCTCACCGGCACCGACGGCGCAGGAAACCCCGTCAACGTGGATGCCGCCGAGCTCGCCTCGACGGCGACCACCGACTCCATCGACGGACGCGCCGTCACGTTCTCCGGGGCCGGCACCCGCACCATCACCGCCACCCTCGGCGACATCACCGCCACCGCCACCATCGACGTCACCGCCGGGCCACTCACGACACTGACGCTCACCCCCGCCAGCACGACCATCTCCCAGGGCGAGAGCCTCGAGTTCACGGTCACGGGCGCGGATGCCGCCGGCAACCCCATCGACACCACCGATGCCGTGCTCTCCTCCTCGAACCCGGCCGACACCATCCAGGACCGGACCGTCACGTTCTCCGGCGCCGGCAGCCACACCATCACCGCCACCCTCGGGGATGTCACAGCCGTCGCGCTCGTCACCGTCACCGCGGGCCCCGCCACGACACTGACCGTCACCCCGTCCGCGACCACCGTCGACCAGGGCGGTACGCTCACCTTCGCCCTGACCGCAGCGGACGCCGCAGGCAACCCGGTCGACACCAGCGCCGCCGTGCTCACCTCCTCCGTGGACTCCGATGTCATCAGCGGCACGACGGTGACCTTCCCCCATGCCAGCCCCCACACGATCACCGCGACCCTGGGAGCCCTCACCGCCACCGTCATCATCGAGGTCATCCCCGCCGCCGTACCCGCACCGGCGGTCCCCTCGTCGCCTTCGGCATCCGCGGCGGGCCTGGCCGACACGGGACTCGACGGCGGAACGGCCGGCACCGCCGGCGCAGCAGCCCTCGCGCTCGTGCTCGCCGGCGCCGTGCTCCTCCTCACCCGCCGCCACCGCGCCGGCTCGCCCACCCCCCGACGGCCGCGCCCATGACCGACCACGACCCTCACCTCGGCACCGGATACGGCGCCGCCAAGTTCGGCAGCAGGACGATCACCCCGAAGATCCTCGCGATCTACGCCGGCATCGGCGGCTACCGCGTCCCGGACCAGCCGCTCCGACTCAACCGCGGCACCGCCACCGCACTCCGCGCCGCCGGCTACACGATGGTCCGAGTCCGACACCGCCTCCGCACCCACGACATCTCGCTGTCCCGCTACCTCGACACCCACCGCCTGTAGGCACCACCCGCACCGGACACCCTCTCGGACCCGGAGCGGGAGGCGCGGGGACCGGGTTCCCCACCCGCCCCCTCGTCCGCGCGGCCGACCCGGTCATCGCCGCCGGCCCGCATGGCGCTCACGGGCGAAGTCGGGATCGTCGGTCCACTCGAACAGGCCGATCTCGATGACCGCGCGTCTGATGCTGCGCACGGAGTCGGCACGCAGGCTCGGGTCGGCGACCCGGACGTCCACCTCCGTGAAGCCCACGCCGCTGAGCAGGTAGTAGCCCGGCGCGAACGGGCCAATCTCGACCCGCACCCGCGCCCACCGCGCACTCCGGCGGGCGTCGAGGGGCACGAGAGTCGACGTGAGCTCGAACACCGTCTCGCTCGCCCCGTTCCAGAGGAACACCGGCTCATCGAACGGCAGATCCCCGATACGCAGCACCATCCACGGCTCCCACCAGCAGGCCTAGGACCTCGACGCTACCGCGTGACGCACGAGCACGAGCACGAGCACGAGCACGAGCACGAGCAGGAGCTCAGCGGGTTCCCCGCGTCGGTCGCCGTCACCCCGCAGCGAGGTAGTGACGCTCCGTCGGGTCGGCGGTGACGAGCGCGCGCACGTCCTGCTCCATCTCCCGGTCCCGGCCGGTGAGGCGCTGCGTGCGCTGTCTGCGGTACTCGCTCCAGGACGGCACGAGGAAGCTCTCGAGCATGACGCCGCCCTCCTCGAGGCTGCGGTAGACACGCCACCGGTACGCTCCCGTCCGTCGGCGCGAGCCGCCCAGCAGCCGGACCGCCGCGAGGAAGTCGGACAGATGCTCGGGCGGCACTCGGTAGGCCACCTCGACGAGCACCGGCCCGTCGGTCGGCTCGGGCTCGACCTGCAGCGTGGGCGTGGCCCAGCAGGTGGCCGCCGTGCGGTCGATGGTGCCGGTCCCCGGGAGCAGCGGCAGGAAGCGGATGCTCGCCGCGACGATCAGGAGCAGGGCCGCCGCGGCCAGCAGCGCGAACTGCTCGCCGATGAGCTGCGCGACGACGCCCCAGACCAGGGAGGAGATCGACATCGTGCCCATGAACACGAGGATGTAGACCGCGGCGCCCCGCGACCTCACCCACTGGGGCAGCGTGAGCTGGAGGTTCGCGTTGAGGACGGTGAGCGTCCCGATCCACGCCAGCCCCGCCAGCAGCAGGACCACCGTCGCCGGCCAGAACGTCAGCAGCGCGGCCCCCGCCGTGCCGAGCCCGAACAGCACGGCGCTGAGCCCGAGCACCACCGAGTCGCGCAGCCGCTTGCGCACGAGCGGAAGCAGCACGATCCCGAGCACCGCGCCGACGCCGAGAGCGCCGAGCAGCAGCCCGTATCCGGTCGAATCGAGGCCCATCCGCTCCGCGGTGAGCGGCAGCAGCGCCCACAGCGCCCCCGCCGGCGCCGCGAACAGAGCGGACCTCAGCAGGATGCGGCGCACGAGCCGCGCCGACACCACGTACCGCACGCCCGCGCGGAGGGCCGCCGTGAAGCGCTCACGATCGTCGAGGCCCTCCTGCGGCGGACGCCGCCAGGCGATCAGCGCGACGACCGCGCCGACGAAGCTGAGCGCGTTCAGCCCGAACACGACGGGAGCGCCGAAGAACGACAGCACGACTCCCGCGAGCGCCGGGCCCACCGCCCGCGCCCCGTTGACCGCCGCTCCCCCGAGCGCCGAGGAGGCGCCGATCATCTCCCGCGGGACCAGCTCGGGCTGGATCGCCTGCCACGCCGGCGAGGTCAGCGTCGAGGTCACCCCGAGCAGGAAGGTGATGGCCAGCACGAACACCGGCGTCAGGGCGCCGACCGCCGACACCACCGTGAGCACCGCGGCCAACGCCGCGCTCGCCGCCGACCCCCAGATCAGCAGGCGGCGACGGTCGAGCACGTCGGCGAGGACCCCGGACGGGAGCGAGAGCAGCAGCGACGGCGCGAGGCTCGCGGTCTGCACCAGCGCGATCAGCGTCGCGCCCGCCGCCGCCTCGACCAGGTACCACTGGGCGCCGACCGTCTGCATCCAGGTGCCGATGTTGCTCCCCAGCTGGGCGATCCACAGGATGCGGAAGGCGGGGATGGCGAGCGGCGCCCACGCCGACGGGGCCTTCGTCGGCGTGGGCGGGGCGGATGCGGTCACAGGTCTCCGGTCCGTGGTGCTCTCGACCGCCTCAGGCGAGCTCGTTCGCCGCGTCGGCGATGACCTTCGCCACCTCGGCGGGGTGCGAACGCATCACGAGGTGGGGCGCGTCGATCTCGATCACGGACTTCAGCCCCGCGCGCTGGTAGCCGAAGCGCTCCACGTCGGGGTTGATGGTGTGGTCGGCCGCGGAGACGATGCCCCAGCCGGGCTTGGTCTTCCACGCGGCGACCGGCGCGGCCTCGCTGAAGGCGACGGCGGCGAGCGGACGCTGTCCGGCGGCCAGCACCTCCGCGTCGGCGCGGTCCACGCCGTGCGCGAAGACGTCCGGGAAGGCGTCGACCTTCACCGAGACGTCTGTGCCGGGCTCGGCGCCCTCGAGGGGGAACGGGGTGTAGACGAGGTTCGCCGCGAGGTCGGAGTCGGGGAAGCCGCCCTGCAGCTGGCCGAGGCTCTCGCCCTCGTCGAGGGCGTAGCCGGAGATGTAGACGAGACCGACGACGTTGTCGGCGGCACCGGCGACCGTGATGACCGCGCCGCCGTAGGAGTGGCCGGCCAGCAGCACCGGGCCGTCGAGCTGCTCCACGTACGAGCGGATGTACGCCGAGTCGCCGAGCAGGCTGCGGTTGGGCACCGCGGGCACCCGCACGGTGAAGCCCTGGTCGAGCAGGATCCGGGTGACGGGGGCGAAGCTCGCGGCGTCGGCGAAGGCGCCGTGGACGAGGACGATGGTGGGAGCGGTCATGGCGCTGATCCTTTCGAGGGGGATGAGCGACACGCTAGGCCGGTCCAGCGGCCTGGTCGTGGCCCTGCTGTGGTCACCCATCCGTCTCGGTGATGGAGCCGAGCGGCGGCGGCAGATCGGGGCCGGCCTTGGCGAGCTCGTCGCTCACCTTGAGCTTCGCGGCGAGGTACTCGATCGCGGCGGCCGCCGTCGAGCCCGGGTCGCCGAAGAAGGTGGTGAGGTACTGGCCGCCGCCGGGCACCTCGAGCGTCTGCCAGCGGAAGTTGATGTAGCCGAAGGGCTCGATGAGCGCCGGCGCCACCCCGCCGCGCTTCGGCTTCGCCTCGTGGCTCGCCCAGGTGTCGCGCACGACCTCGGAGCGCTGCGACAGCGTCTCGACGAGACGCTCCAGCCTGGGGTCGGCGGGATCGCCGTAGTAGCGCAGCGCGGCGGTGGTGTCGCGCACCACGCGGTCCCAGTACTCCTGACGCTCCGTGGCCGCGAGCGCGCCCTCGACCATGGCCTCGAGCATGTTGGCGCCCGGCGGGAGGCCGAACGGGATGAAGGAGCGGCCGAGCGGATTGACCGCGAGCACGTCCTGGTTGCGGTCCAGCACGTACGCCGGGGCGTTCGTCCACTGGTTGAGGAACGTCGTGACGTTGTCCATCGTCTCGGCGTCCACGGGATCCGGCCGGTCGCCGGGGCGCAGCGTCCCTCCCCGACCACGCGAGAGCGGCAGCGCCTGGCCGGCCAGACGGAACAGGTAGGCGGTCGCATCGCCGTCCAGCTGCAGGGCCCGACCGAGCGCGAGGAGCACCTGCGGCGAGGGCTGATGGTCGCGTCCCTGCTCCAGACGGAGGTAGTAGTCGGGGCTGATCCCGGCCATGGTCGCCACCTCCTGGCGGCGCAGTCCGGTCACACGACGCCCGGCGTCGGCCACCAGACCCACGTCCTCCGGCCGCAGCACGTCACGCCGCGCTCGGAGGTACTGGCCGAGTGATGAGTTCGAGTCGCTCACTGTTGGCCCTCCTCTGAGGACCATGATGCTGGATCGCGTATTCCAGATTCGGCCCGTGGGCCCGATCCTGCACGAAAAGCCGATTCCCGGCATTCGACAAAAGGAGGATGTCGTGCCGCGGACGTCGTGCCGCGGCAGAGGCTCGGCGTGCGTCAGGCGGCCAACCGCGGCGCGAGCCGCTCCACCGACGAGAGCGCGAAGCGGCGCAGGCGCACCGGCTCGGGCTCGAGCAGGCTCGCCTGGAGGATCGCCTGCGAGGCGAGGACGATCGTCGCCGCGAGATCGCGCCGCGACGACGCCGACTCGTGGGGCGACGCGCGACGGAGCCGCTCGATCACCACGTCCTGCATCTCGCGGACGGTCCTCAGCGTGAGCTCGGCGACCTCGGGCCACTGGCGTCCGAGCTCGGCCATCGAGGTGAGCATGAGGCAGCCCCAGCTGGGGCGGTGCCGAGCGCAGTCGTCGACGATCGTCTCGAAGAACCCCCGCACCGCGTCGACCGTGGAGCCCTCGCCCCGCATCGCGACGCGGACGAGCTCGACCCGGGTCGCGCAGTACCGCTCCAGCACCACCAGGAACAGACCGGCCTTCGATCCGTAGGCGGCGTAGATGCTGCCGTTGCCGACCCCCGTCGCCACCGCGACGTCGGTCATCGAGGTGCCCTGGAACCCCTTCTCCCAGAACAACGGGATGCACGTCTCGAGCAGTGCATCTTCGTCGAACTCCCTCCGGCGGGCCATGGTCCGAGGCTATCAAGCGGGTGCGGGCACGTCGGTGCGATCCGTCGCCGTGACCGCGACGAGGAGCGCGATCGCGAGCACGGCGGGGACGACCGCCGCCCGGTCGGAGAGGAGACCCGCCGCCGCCGCACCGACCACGCACCCGGCGATGAAGCCGGCCACGATGGGCCAGGTGTCGTTCCAGCGCCGGCGGCTGGCCTGGTCGGACGGATCGCGCAGGCTCGAGATGCCGGACACCGTGGCCGTCACCAGGTTCCCCGTCATCACGGCTGTCGTGAACGACATCCCGTGGACCAGGTGGAGGTAGGCGTTCTGCGCGGCCATCGCGGCCACCGCACAGAGTCCGATGACGACGGCGAGCGGTGCTCCCGGGTCGTCGGAGGCGGTGGTCGTGAACGACAAGCTCCCCGCGACGGTGAGCAGCACGGCCTGCGCCCCCAGGAGCGCGGCCGTCCGGCGGCGGTCGTCCCCGCGCATCCGCGCGCTCACGAGGGTCGCGACGGCGGCCACGGCGATGAAGACGGGCACGGCGAGGAGGCTGGCGACGCCCGGCGCCCTTCCGTCGACGGCGTCGGCCGCCAGCACCACCACGTTGCCCGTGACGTGGGCCGAGAAGAACCCGCCGAGGAGCAGCCAGCTCGTCACGTCGGTGATGCCGGCGATGACGCTGAGCCCCGTCGCGATGACGAGCGGACGGCGCGAACCGAGAGAGCTCACGATCGGACCCTCCGCCGCTCGAGGTGGGCGTAGAGCGACACCGGGACGAGGAGGCCGAGCGTCATCGCGAAGACGGTGAGCCACGCCTCGTTCGCGTTGTCGACGGTCTGCACCAGGAGCTGCGCGGCATCCGGCCCCGTGACGGACGACAGGGTGGCCAGGCCGTCCAGCGCTCGGAAGATGATGACTCCCGGCATGAGCGAGACCACCGAGGCGAAGCCGACGGCGGCGAACGGCACCCGGAACCGTGTGGAGATCGGGACGAGCACCGCTCCCGCGACGAGACAGGCGAGCCCCGCGGCCAGCCACGACTCCCACTGCCAGACCGTGAGCGCGACCCATCGGAGGGCGTGGACCGCCGCCCCGACGAGGAGCGGCCAGTACAGGATGCGCAGGGGCGCCGAGTAGAAGACGCCGTAGCAGACCGCGACCACCCCCGCCGCGACCGCGTCGAGCAGCACCGGGATCTCCCGACCGGCCGGATCCGGCACGAGGTCGGCGCCCCCCGCGGCCAGGCCGACGATCAACCCCGCTCCGATCGACAGCAGGGTGACCGTGGCGAAGGTGAGGCGACTGAGGCCCAGGGGGAGGCGCAGCGCCGCGAGGTCGAACGATCCGTTCAGGATGTGCGGGCCGGGGACGAGGATCATGCAGGGGCACACGACGGCCAGGCGCAGGTCGGAGCTGAACCCGACGTCGACGGCGAGGGATCCGAGGACCCCCGCCACGAGGGCGGCCAGGCCGACCTGCCAGAAGTTCGACGCGCCCCAC encodes:
- a CDS encoding beta strand repeat-containing protein, which gives rise to MTAYGGNLSAGIGGAVGIGRDGGTLNVAGGTVNAYGGVQAAAVGGSSDGGAGGTVTVSSGTLNAHAHESDSVGVGGGNGGGAGATIAVTGGILTASAGGQYGTAIGGGIARASSDGGAGGSLTIGPEGEVVAIAQNAFGAGWKGTPVGDFGSLRVDGTLRLPSGRLYVGRSTTASQEVRVGESGRIVGSTADPTVGASLEGPGWIDNRGSITLSSRPPTGMVSGNNTLVHFNSSMFADVQVLAPTFADGVRTLPTPPPGTAWNTLRDGSGTWFTSTSPLGGESFLNLYPVAPATMTVPTDFTIAAGERIFFPITVNGSDGEPLSPQPGIEFAFAGCSLAAGGVFTIAGPCSVTASTTVQGALVQKTFTIQIVPGPATAMTIAPSDTTVTEGSSIDFTVGAWDSFGNTIDTSGATVVSTGTRDKVDGHTVRFSGAGVHTVTATLQSSTITTDITVVAGPVASLSITPQNLTVTQGDAVVFTITGTDAGGNPVDTTDATLTSGSRDLVGGHTVLFSGAGDHVVTATLNGVSTSTTIRVVAGPLATLSLSPATATVTEGGTTAFSLTGTDSAGNPVDVDDAVLTAAPTDTVDGHSIRFSGAGVRTVTATLNGVTTTAEITVTPGPLSTLAITPATQTITQGDTIGFTVTGTDSAGNPVDTTGAVLSSDTRADTITGTSVTFSGAGTHIVTATLNGVSTSAAIEVVAGPLATLAVTPATATVTQGDTTVFTITGADAAGNTVNVEDATLTSTAEKDVVDARAVTFSGAGTRTITATLDDITATATIDVIAGPVATLTLTPSTTTVTQGDTIGFTITGADAAGNPVDTSGAALTSASSADTIDDTSVTFSGAGTHTITATLGGISATASIEVVAGPLAALTVTPATATVTQGDTTVFTLTGTDGAGNPVNVDAAELASTATTDSIDGRAVTFSGAGTRTITATLGDITATATIDVTAGPLTTLTLTPASTTISQGESLEFTVTGADAAGNPIDTTDAVLSSSNPADTIQDRTVTFSGAGSHTITATLGDVTAVALVTVTAGPATTLTVTPSATTVDQGGTLTFALTAADAAGNPVDTSAAVLTSSVDSDVISGTTVTFPHASPHTITATLGALTATVIIEVIPAAVPAPAVPSSPSASAAGLADTGLDGGTAGTAGAAALALVLAGAVLLLTRRHRAGSPTPRRPRP
- a CDS encoding MFS transporter, giving the protein MTASAPPTPTKAPSAWAPLAIPAFRILWIAQLGSNIGTWMQTVGAQWYLVEAAAGATLIALVQTASLAPSLLLSLPSGVLADVLDRRRLLIWGSAASAALAAVLTVVSAVGALTPVFVLAITFLLGVTSTLTSPAWQAIQPELVPREMIGASSALGGAAVNGARAVGPALAGVVLSFFGAPVVFGLNALSFVGAVVALIAWRRPPQEGLDDRERFTAALRAGVRYVVSARLVRRILLRSALFAAPAGALWALLPLTAERMGLDSTGYGLLLGALGVGAVLGIVLLPLVRKRLRDSVVLGLSAVLFGLGTAGAALLTFWPATVVLLLAGLAWIGTLTVLNANLQLTLPQWVRSRGAAVYILVFMGTMSISSLVWGVVAQLIGEQFALLAAAALLLIVAASIRFLPLLPGTGTIDRTAATCWATPTLQVEPEPTDGPVLVEVAYRVPPEHLSDFLAAVRLLGGSRRRTGAYRWRVYRSLEEGGVMLESFLVPSWSEYRRQRTQRLTGRDREMEQDVRALVTADPTERHYLAAG
- a CDS encoding alpha/beta hydrolase — protein: MTAPTIVLVHGAFADAASFAPVTRILLDQGFTVRVPAVPNRSLLGDSAYIRSYVEQLDGPVLLAGHSYGGAVITVAGAADNVVGLVYISGYALDEGESLGQLQGGFPDSDLAANLVYTPFPLEGAEPGTDVSVKVDAFPDVFAHGVDRADAEVLAAGQRPLAAVAFSEAAPVAAWKTKPGWGIVSAADHTINPDVERFGYQRAGLKSVIEIDAPHLVMRSHPAEVAKVIADAANELA
- a CDS encoding helix-turn-helix transcriptional regulator, with translation MSDSNSSLGQYLRARRDVLRPEDVGLVADAGRRVTGLRRQEVATMAGISPDYYLRLEQGRDHQPSPQVLLALGRALQLDGDATAYLFRLAGQALPLSRGRGGTLRPGDRPDPVDAETMDNVTTFLNQWTNAPAYVLDRNQDVLAVNPLGRSFIPFGLPPGANMLEAMVEGALAATERQEYWDRVVRDTTAALRYYGDPADPRLERLVETLSQRSEVVRDTWASHEAKPKRGGVAPALIEPFGYINFRWQTLEVPGGGQYLTTFFGDPGSTAAAAIEYLAAKLKVSDELAKAGPDLPPPLGSITETDG
- a CDS encoding TetR/AcrR family transcriptional regulator, translating into MARRREFDEDALLETCIPLFWEKGFQGTSMTDVAVATGVGNGSIYAAYGSKAGLFLVVLERYCATRVELVRVAMRGEGSTVDAVRGFFETIVDDCARHRPSWGCLMLTSMAELGRQWPEVAELTLRTVREMQDVVIERLRRASPHESASSRRDLAATIVLASQAILQASLLEPEPVRLRRFALSSVERLAPRLAA
- a CDS encoding YoaK family protein, whose translation is MSSLGSRRPLVIATGLSVIAGITDVTSWLLLGGFFSAHVTGNVVVLAADAVDGRAPGVASLLAVPVFIAVAAVATLVSARMRGDDRRRTAALLGAQAVLLTVAGSLSFTTTASDDPGAPLAVVIGLCAVAAMAAQNAYLHLVHGMSFTTAVMTGNLVTATVSGISSLRDPSDQASRRRWNDTWPIVAGFIAGCVVGAAAAGLLSDRAAVVPAVLAIALLVAVTATDRTDVPAPA
- a CDS encoding threonine/serine ThrE exporter family protein, which gives rise to MSDRRDTRQGAASPSSSAAVTTTATAADEERLVADALATLHANGAESDRTRARAAQLSAALGRSVTVDLGWNRSTITIGPRRIDADRGGGTARESDPDDGVALVRRSAPSALGMNRVLGVDRAIDGLSDRTLTLDAASAAVRGAAALRPANLLLFTAACVVGACCLAIIFGVSRWEPLAVIAVSAGVGAVLRRGLAAWGASNFWQVGLAALVAGVLGSLAVDVGFSSDLRLAVVCPCMILVPGPHILNGSFDLAALRLPLGLSRLTFATVTLLSIGAGLIVGLAAGGADLVPDPAGREIPVLLDAVAAGVVAVCYGVFYSAPLRILYWPLLVGAAVHALRWVALTVWQWESWLAAGLACLVAGAVLVPISTRFRVPFAAVGFASVVSLMPGVIIFRALDGLATLSSVTGPDAAQLLVQTVDNANEAWLTVFAMTLGLLVPVSLYAHLERRRVRS